Proteins found in one Pseudomonas sp. P8_241 genomic segment:
- a CDS encoding Zn-dependent alcohol dehydrogenase, which produces MKAAVFHQVGAPLVIEEVGISKPGPREVLIRTKAVGVCHSDLHVIDGSFPYPGPLVLGHEAAGVVEQVGSEVRSVKPGDHVVTCLTVFCGHCDHCVTGHLARCVSPETKRGKDEESRLTYVQKPIPQFVNLSGFAEQMLVHENACVAIRRDMPLDRAALLGCAVTTGTGAVFNTAKVRPGETVAVIGCGGIGLAAINGAALAGAGRIIAIDMLDSKLELAKQFGATDVINGRDGDAAKQVMELTRGGVHHAFECIGLKQTAEQAFAMLARGGTATVIGMLKPGLKIELDPLQLLHERRIQGSLMGSNRFPVDMPRLVDFYMAGKLKLDEMISQRIRLDQINEAFDELRRGELARSVIVFD; this is translated from the coding sequence ATGAAAGCTGCCGTATTCCATCAAGTTGGAGCCCCCCTGGTCATTGAAGAAGTGGGCATCAGTAAACCGGGCCCGCGTGAGGTGTTGATCCGTACAAAAGCAGTGGGCGTCTGCCATTCCGATTTGCACGTAATCGATGGCTCGTTTCCGTATCCCGGCCCGCTGGTACTGGGTCACGAGGCCGCCGGGGTGGTCGAGCAGGTAGGCTCCGAGGTGCGCTCGGTCAAGCCCGGTGACCATGTGGTGACGTGCCTGACCGTGTTCTGCGGCCATTGCGACCACTGCGTCACCGGCCATCTGGCCCGCTGCGTGTCCCCGGAAACCAAGCGTGGCAAGGATGAAGAGTCGCGCCTGACTTACGTGCAAAAACCGATTCCGCAGTTCGTCAACCTGTCCGGTTTCGCCGAGCAGATGCTGGTGCACGAAAACGCCTGCGTGGCGATCCGCCGCGACATGCCGCTGGACCGCGCCGCATTGCTCGGCTGCGCCGTCACCACCGGCACTGGCGCGGTGTTCAACACCGCCAAGGTACGTCCGGGCGAAACCGTGGCCGTGATCGGCTGCGGTGGTATCGGCCTGGCCGCGATCAACGGTGCGGCGCTGGCGGGGGCAGGGCGGATCATCGCCATCGACATGCTCGACTCGAAGCTCGAGCTGGCCAAACAGTTCGGTGCCACCGACGTGATCAATGGCCGCGATGGCGACGCTGCCAAACAAGTGATGGAATTGACTCGCGGGGGCGTACATCACGCCTTCGAATGCATCGGCCTCAAGCAGACCGCCGAGCAGGCGTTCGCGATGCTGGCTCGCGGCGGCACCGCCACGGTGATCGGCATGCTCAAACCTGGCCTGAAAATCGAGCTGGACCCGTTGCAGTTGCTGCACGAGCGACGTATCCAGGGATCGCTGATGGGGTCCAACCGCTTCCCGGTCGACATGCCGCGCCTGGTGGATTTCTACATGGCCGGCAAGCTCAAGCTCGACGAAATGATTTCCCAGCGCATTCGCCTCGACCAGATCAACGAAGCGTTCGATGAACTGCGTCGCGGAGAGCTGGCGCGCTCGGTCATCGTTTTCGACTGA